One window of the Natronomonas marina genome contains the following:
- a CDS encoding OsmC family protein → MADIETTTVNEEKFHALSRAGDFELSIDATGAEGPTPNEVLVADYASCFTFACRAGAQRELDVELGKVETAAEADLNDDDDLTSISFQMHIEADLDDDEVAELLELGEDICHVHDSLKESLHADVDVTTDAL, encoded by the coding sequence ATGGCCGACATCGAAACCACCACCGTCAACGAGGAGAAGTTCCACGCACTGAGTCGCGCCGGCGATTTCGAGTTGAGCATCGACGCCACTGGCGCGGAGGGGCCGACACCCAACGAGGTGCTGGTCGCCGACTACGCCTCCTGTTTCACCTTCGCCTGCCGCGCCGGCGCCCAGCGCGAACTCGATGTCGAACTCGGGAAGGTCGAGACGGCCGCCGAGGCCGACCTGAACGACGACGACGACCTCACCTCGATCAGCTTCCAGATGCACATCGAGGCCGACCTCGACGACGACGAGGTGGCGGAACTCCTCGAACTCGGTGAGGACATCTGCCACGTCCACGACTCCCTCAAGGAGTCGCTACACGCCGACGTCGACGTGACGACCGACGCCTTGTAA
- a CDS encoding dihydrolipoyl dehydrogenase: protein MSVDVLVFGGGAANKVASAAAAAGKETVLVEKGPLGGTCLNRGCNPSKMLIAHADRVNAVRDADRFHVDAAVRGVDTETIVEEVHGTLGGVAEGMADAKRSEENLTFVNAEGEFVDDRTVRAGGTEYTADELLVAAGTRPLVIDAIDGIASVDYLTSDDALRLRHPPERLVVLGGGYIAAELGYYFDALGTEVALLEMEETLLPREDGEIAERFTAVAERRHDAYTGYRVTGVEETDGTVTATAESADGEVVEVAGDELLVALGRRPNTDRIGIENTAIETDDRGFVEVDDRLETSVDGVYAAGDVIGQHPFKHAADHEVEVVAENLLGGDRTVDYRGISHAVFTEPQVAGVGRTESQLQEAGTDYVVGRAEYADTAMGRALKLDEGLVKVLAAPDGEVLGTHLLGHEASMLVHEATLAVRHGLSVADVADTIHVHPSMNKVVAAAFADAAAEL from the coding sequence GTGTCGGTCGACGTGCTCGTCTTCGGCGGCGGCGCCGCCAACAAGGTCGCCTCGGCGGCCGCGGCAGCAGGCAAGGAGACCGTCCTCGTCGAGAAGGGTCCGCTGGGCGGTACCTGTCTGAACCGCGGCTGTAACCCCTCGAAGATGCTGATCGCCCACGCCGACCGCGTCAACGCCGTCAGAGACGCCGACCGATTCCACGTCGACGCAGCGGTGCGCGGGGTCGACACCGAGACCATCGTCGAGGAGGTTCACGGCACGCTCGGCGGCGTCGCCGAGGGGATGGCCGACGCGAAACGAAGCGAGGAGAACCTCACCTTCGTCAACGCCGAGGGCGAGTTCGTCGACGACCGGACCGTCCGGGCCGGCGGCACCGAATACACCGCCGACGAACTCCTCGTCGCCGCGGGGACGCGACCGCTCGTCATCGACGCCATCGACGGCATCGCGTCGGTCGACTACCTCACCAGCGACGACGCGCTGCGGCTACGACACCCGCCCGAACGGCTGGTCGTTCTCGGCGGCGGCTACATCGCCGCCGAACTCGGCTACTACTTCGACGCCCTCGGGACGGAGGTCGCACTACTCGAGATGGAGGAGACGCTGCTGCCGCGGGAAGATGGCGAAATCGCCGAGCGATTCACCGCCGTCGCCGAACGGCGCCACGACGCCTACACCGGCTACCGGGTGACCGGGGTCGAAGAGACCGACGGCACGGTCACCGCCACCGCCGAGTCCGCCGACGGCGAGGTCGTCGAGGTGGCCGGTGACGAACTGCTCGTGGCGCTGGGTCGCCGGCCGAACACCGACCGCATCGGCATCGAGAACACCGCCATCGAGACCGACGACCGTGGCTTCGTCGAGGTCGACGACCGCCTCGAAACGAGCGTCGACGGCGTCTACGCTGCTGGCGACGTCATCGGTCAGCACCCGTTCAAACACGCCGCCGACCACGAGGTCGAGGTGGTCGCCGAGAACCTCCTCGGCGGCGACCGGACCGTCGACTACCGCGGCATCTCCCACGCCGTCTTCACGGAACCGCAGGTCGCGGGCGTCGGGAGGACGGAATCGCAACTACAAGAGGCGGGCACCGACTACGTGGTCGGTCGGGCCGAGTACGCCGACACAGCGATGGGCCGCGCGCTGAAACTGGACGAGGGGCTGGTGAAGGTGCTGGCCGCCCCCGACGGCGAGGTGCTCGGGACGCACCTCCTCGGTCACGAGGCGTCGATGCTGGTCCACGAGGCGACGCTCGCGGTCCGACACGGTCTCTCGGTCGCCGACGTCGCCGACACCATCCACGTCCACCCCTCGATGAACAAGGTCGTCGCGGCTGCCTTCGCCGACGCGGCCGCCGAACTGTAA
- a CDS encoding SDR family oxidoreductase, with amino-acid sequence MPTDTTKPESTDESTSAPELTEGDVLRIDDERFGRENVALVTGAASGIGRATTIALAVNGLTVVGLDVDEDGLEEVATTAESFDADGRVVAAPTDLTDDDECEAAVEAASEEGQIRYLANVAGMQHIASLAEFPMERYDLMGDLMLRAPFLLSKLVMPHVRATEDGVGAIGNMSSVHGHYATRDKPAYITVKHGLTGLTRAIAAEGDGTLRGFSVSVGYVLTPLMVDQIADTAAERDITEAEVVEDVMLGQARTKEMMTPAEVANLFVFGFSSHARHLNGSDLLFDGGYTTTYE; translated from the coding sequence ATGCCCACAGACACGACGAAACCGGAATCGACGGACGAATCGACCTCGGCGCCCGAACTGACCGAGGGGGACGTCCTCCGAATCGACGACGAGCGGTTCGGCAGGGAGAACGTCGCACTCGTGACGGGCGCGGCGTCGGGTATCGGGCGGGCGACGACCATCGCGCTGGCGGTCAACGGCCTCACCGTCGTCGGCCTCGACGTCGACGAGGACGGCCTCGAGGAGGTAGCTACCACGGCCGAGTCCTTCGACGCCGACGGGCGGGTCGTCGCCGCGCCGACCGACCTGACCGACGACGACGAGTGCGAGGCCGCGGTCGAGGCAGCAAGCGAGGAGGGGCAAATCCGGTACCTCGCCAACGTCGCCGGGATGCAGCACATCGCCTCCCTCGCCGAGTTCCCGATGGAGCGATACGACCTCATGGGGGACCTGATGCTTCGAGCGCCGTTCCTACTGTCGAAACTCGTGATGCCGCACGTCCGGGCGACCGAGGACGGCGTCGGCGCCATCGGCAACATGTCGTCGGTTCACGGCCACTACGCCACGCGGGACAAGCCGGCCTACATCACCGTCAAACACGGACTGACCGGTCTCACCCGGGCCATCGCCGCGGAGGGCGACGGAACGCTCCGGGGTTTTTCCGTCAGTGTCGGCTACGTGCTGACGCCACTGATGGTCGACCAGATAGCCGACACCGCCGCCGAGCGCGACATTACCGAAGCGGAGGTCGTCGAGGACGTCATGCTGGGACAGGCCCGAACGAAGGAGATGATGACGCCGGCCGAGGTGGCCAACCTCTTCGTGTTCGGCTTCTCCTCGCACGCCCGCCACCTCAACGGGAGCGACCTGCTGTTCGACGGCGGCTACACCACCACCTATGAGTAG
- a CDS encoding patatin-like phospholipase family protein: protein MSRVAIACQGGGSHTAFTAGFLRHVFENWDDEDELVGLSGTSGGALNAVAAWYGLATEGRERAVELLDAVWEDVAADDPIDRVTNATAVWTRRVETSGLPVPTVSPYLLPATAWAESEFRALVERHVDFETIRALCGDPERPSLVVGTVNVNAGEFETFVDEEVTADAVLASAAIPELFRAVEIHGHYHWDGLFSQNPPVKDLMRGDGGRKPEELWVVQINPQQRSDLPKTNEEISDRRNELAGNISLNQEIGFIERVNDWIDAGYLPESEFTKASVHRIEMGEQFHCSTKADRSPAFIDELLALGERRAEAFLADR from the coding sequence ATGAGTAGGGTCGCAATCGCCTGCCAGGGCGGCGGGAGCCACACCGCCTTCACGGCCGGCTTCCTCAGACACGTCTTCGAAAACTGGGACGACGAGGACGAACTCGTCGGTCTCTCGGGGACGTCGGGCGGCGCGCTCAACGCCGTCGCGGCGTGGTACGGGCTGGCGACCGAGGGCCGCGAGCGCGCCGTCGAGTTGCTGGACGCGGTCTGGGAGGACGTCGCCGCCGACGACCCCATCGACCGGGTGACGAACGCGACGGCGGTCTGGACCCGGCGCGTCGAGACGAGCGGCCTCCCGGTGCCGACGGTGAGTCCGTACCTCCTGCCCGCCACGGCGTGGGCCGAATCGGAGTTCCGGGCGCTCGTCGAACGGCACGTCGACTTCGAGACGATCCGGGCGCTGTGCGGTGACCCGGAACGGCCGTCGCTCGTCGTCGGGACGGTCAACGTCAACGCCGGCGAGTTCGAGACGTTCGTCGACGAGGAGGTAACCGCCGACGCGGTGCTGGCCTCGGCCGCTATCCCCGAACTGTTCCGGGCCGTCGAGATACACGGCCACTACCACTGGGACGGGCTCTTCAGCCAGAACCCGCCGGTCAAGGACCTGATGCGGGGCGACGGCGGCCGGAAACCCGAGGAGCTGTGGGTCGTCCAGATAAACCCACAGCAGCGGTCGGACCTTCCGAAGACCAACGAGGAGATATCCGACCGGCGGAACGAACTCGCCGGGAACATCTCCCTGAACCAGGAGATAGGCTTCATCGAGCGGGTCAACGACTGGATCGACGCGGGCTATCTCCCCGAATCGGAGTTCACGAAAGCGAGCGTCCACCGCATCGAGATGGGCGAGCAGTTCCACTGCTCGACGAAGGCCGACCGCTCGCCGGCGTTCATCGACGAACTGCTGGCCCTCGGCGAGCGCCGAGCCGAGGCGTTTCTCGCCGACCGGTAG
- a CDS encoding GNAT family N-acetyltransferase yields the protein MDVRRVETDDELTDALAVRREVFVDEQDVPEHRELDGRDDAATHFVAYDGDRPVGAARLRAYDDATAKVERVAVLASERGRGLGRELMDAVETQAIGDGYEAVVLHAQVPVVEFYERLGYEVTSEPFEDAGIPHREMRKDL from the coding sequence ATGGACGTACGCCGCGTCGAGACCGACGACGAACTGACGGACGCCCTCGCGGTCCGCCGGGAGGTGTTCGTCGACGAGCAGGACGTCCCCGAACACAGGGAACTGGACGGCCGCGACGACGCGGCGACGCACTTCGTCGCCTACGACGGCGACCGACCCGTCGGAGCGGCTCGACTCCGGGCCTACGACGACGCGACCGCGAAGGTCGAACGCGTGGCGGTGCTGGCGTCCGAACGCGGACGGGGTCTCGGCCGGGAACTGATGGACGCCGTGGAGACCCAGGCAATCGGGGACGGCTACGAGGCCGTCGTCCTCCACGCCCAAGTTCCAGTCGTCGAGTTCTACGAGCGGTTGGGCTACGAGGTGACAAGCGAGCCCTTTGAGGACGCCGGCATCCCCCACCGCGAGATGCGGAAGGACCTGTAG
- a CDS encoding RNA-guided endonuclease InsQ/TnpB family protein produces MEVRRTAAVKLAVSNEQRDALHRTAEQYPYCANRTADYCWSGTSFTECKTNKRQVRDALYSELREETDLQAQFVQAAIRRAVEAIKSCVGRWKKGQRVSCPTFTAETMDYDTRSATFYRNKVSLSTVEGRIEPSFVLPADSPTPHERYVLSEDYEFRESTLRYDAATDEFYLNISTRRVDGDAEVSADTGHPDQTVLGIDLGVNSLAVSSTGLFWQGDEYDHWCREFEKRRGEMQQRGTQSAHNALLRLGKRERAWRKQYIHTVANELVAEAVKHDCDVIAFEELTDIRERLPQAEWHHVWAFRRLFEYVSYKAPEQGISVEQVEPNHTSQRCSRTDCGFTHEDNRRGEQFCCQKCGYEVNADYNGAKNIGLRYARKRTHRLRSSPKSGSGDAEVDLRVNGGTLNGESHRPIAGD; encoded by the coding sequence ATGGAGGTGCGTCGAACCGCCGCCGTGAAGCTTGCCGTTTCCAACGAGCAACGCGACGCACTCCACCGAACCGCCGAACAATACCCGTACTGCGCGAACCGAACCGCCGACTACTGTTGGTCCGGCACCTCGTTCACCGAGTGCAAGACCAACAAGCGGCAGGTGCGGGACGCGCTCTACTCCGAACTTCGAGAGGAGACAGACCTACAGGCACAATTCGTCCAAGCCGCCATCCGACGCGCCGTCGAAGCCATCAAATCGTGTGTCGGACGCTGGAAGAAGGGACAGCGCGTCTCTTGCCCCACGTTCACCGCCGAAACGATGGACTACGACACGCGGAGCGCGACCTTCTACCGCAACAAGGTGTCGCTGTCAACCGTTGAGGGGCGAATCGAACCCTCGTTCGTTCTCCCGGCAGACAGCCCGACGCCCCACGAACGGTACGTACTCTCCGAGGACTACGAGTTCCGAGAGAGTACGCTTCGGTACGACGCGGCAACCGACGAGTTCTACCTCAACATCTCGACGCGGCGGGTAGACGGCGACGCAGAGGTTTCGGCAGATACCGGGCACCCCGACCAAACGGTCCTCGGTATCGACCTCGGGGTCAACAGCCTTGCCGTCTCATCGACCGGCTTGTTCTGGCAGGGAGACGAATACGACCACTGGTGCCGCGAGTTCGAGAAGCGGCGTGGTGAGATGCAACAGCGCGGCACTCAATCCGCGCACAACGCTTTGCTCCGACTCGGGAAGCGTGAAAGAGCATGGCGGAAACAGTACATCCACACGGTCGCTAACGAACTTGTCGCGGAAGCCGTCAAACACGACTGCGATGTAATCGCGTTCGAGGAGTTGACAGATATTCGAGAGCGGCTACCGCAAGCGGAGTGGCACCACGTCTGGGCATTCCGCAGGCTGTTCGAGTACGTCTCCTACAAAGCGCCCGAACAGGGGATCTCCGTGGAGCAAGTCGAACCGAACCACACGTCTCAACGCTGTTCTCGGACGGATTGTGGGTTCACGCACGAGGACAACCGCCGCGGAGAACAGTTCTGTTGCCAGAAGTGCGGCTACGAGGTGAACGCGGATTACAACGGTGCGAAGAATATCGGGCTACGGTACGCCCGAAAGCGGACACACAGACTCCGTTCCTCGCCCAAGTCGGGGAGCGGAGACGCAGAAGTAGACCTGCGTGTGAATGGTGGGACGTTGAACGGCGAGAGTCACCGGCCTATTGCTGGTGACTGA
- a CDS encoding metal-dependent hydrolase, with the protein MELTWHGHSTWHVSVDDTDLLIDPFFENPKTDTDPEELDPDYVLLTHGHADHIGDVDRYEGSGLVAVPELVSYLEDNFGDYDAVGGMGMNIGGTVECGDAWVTMTQAAHTNGIETDYGASAGVPAGFVVSDKKPTQESDPDCTSFYHAGDTSLLTEMRDVIGPFLEPDFAALPAGDHFTMGPAQAAIAADWLDVDYAAPMHYDTFPPIEMDPADFERELKATGTGAEAVVLAGDESFEL; encoded by the coding sequence ATGGAGCTAACCTGGCACGGACACTCGACGTGGCACGTCTCGGTGGACGACACGGACCTGCTCATCGACCCCTTCTTCGAGAACCCGAAGACCGACACCGACCCCGAGGAGCTGGACCCGGATTACGTCCTCCTGACGCACGGCCACGCCGACCACATCGGCGACGTCGACCGCTACGAGGGGAGCGGTCTGGTGGCGGTACCGGAGCTCGTCTCCTACCTCGAGGACAACTTCGGCGACTACGACGCCGTCGGCGGGATGGGGATGAACATCGGCGGGACCGTCGAGTGCGGCGACGCCTGGGTGACGATGACGCAGGCGGCCCACACGAACGGCATCGAAACCGACTACGGCGCCTCCGCCGGCGTCCCGGCGGGCTTCGTCGTCAGCGACAAGAAGCCAACCCAGGAGTCCGACCCCGACTGCACGTCCTTCTACCACGCCGGTGACACCAGCCTGCTGACCGAGATGCGCGATGTCATCGGGCCGTTCCTCGAACCGGACTTCGCGGCGCTGCCGGCCGGCGACCACTTCACGATGGGACCGGCCCAGGCCGCCATCGCCGCCGACTGGCTCGACGTCGACTACGCGGCCCCGATGCACTACGACACGTTCCCACCCATCGAGATGGACCCGGCGGACTTCGAGCGCGAACTGAAGGCGACCGGGACCGGTGCCGAGGCGGTCGTCCTCGCTGGCGACGAGAGCTTCGAACTCTGA